A part of Macadamia integrifolia cultivar HAES 741 unplaced genomic scaffold, SCU_Mint_v3 scaffold_138A, whole genome shotgun sequence genomic DNA contains:
- the LOC122070889 gene encoding uncharacterized protein LOC122070889, whose product MGGACSRKRDQQVNEDSVQRGVPGIYSKSGSSKWMGTLFPRSSVDIQQGRGKCPSLIELCIHRICEDIDNYSTFSILPRDLSQLIFNELVYSNRLTDVSLEAFRDCALQDISLGEYPEAKECWMDVISSQGSSLLSVDLSGSDVTDSGLALLKDCTNLQALTFNYCDQISDHGLEHISGIFFSISFCMWGFIPVLQNPASYYCRVSDYRKLFLICQQSMLIFITDFF is encoded by the exons ATGGGAGGAGCTTGTTCGAGGAAGAGAGACCAACAGGTCAATGAAGACAGTGTGCAAAGAGGGGTCCCTGGAATATATTCCAAAAGTGGCAGTTCAAAATGGATGGGGACCTTGTTTCCTCGGTCTAGTGTAGATATTCAGCAGGGAAGAGGCAAATGCCCATCTCTTATAGAACTATGCATTCATAGAATATGTGAG GATATTGATAATTATAGCACTTTCTCCATACTACCAAGGGATTTAAGTCAGCTGATTTTTAATGAATTGGTGTATTCCAATCGTTTGACTGATGTTTCTCTTGAAGCTTTTAGAGATTGTGCTCTCCAG GATATTTCTTTGGGAGAATACCCTGAAGCAAAAGAATGTTGGATGGATGTAATTTCTTCCCAGGGTTCATCTTTGTTATCAGTAGATCTTTCTGGTTCTGATGTAACAGATTCTGGGTTGGCCCTTCTCAAAGATTGTACAAACCTCCAAGCCTTGACTTTCAATTATTGTGACCAGATTTCAGACCATGGACTAGAACACATTAGTggtattttcttctctatttcattTTGTATGTGGGGATTTATTCCAGTCCTACAAAATCCTGCATCGTATTACTGTCGCGTTTCTGACTATAGAAAGCTTTTTCTTATATGCCAACAATCCATGTTAATATTTATAACtgattttttttga